A DNA window from Amycolatopsis sp. DSM 110486 contains the following coding sequences:
- a CDS encoding thiamine-binding protein — MIVAFSVSPSGGDPDAGVSEAVSRAVKVVRDSGLPNSTNAMFTNVEGEWDEVMAVVKQAVQAAGEGSARVGLVLKADIRPGYDTGQLTAKVDRVEAHLRED, encoded by the coding sequence ATGATCGTCGCGTTCAGTGTGAGCCCCTCCGGCGGCGACCCGGACGCCGGCGTGAGCGAAGCCGTGTCCCGCGCCGTGAAGGTCGTCCGCGACAGCGGGCTGCCCAACTCCACCAACGCGATGTTCACGAACGTGGAGGGCGAATGGGACGAGGTGATGGCTGTCGTGAAGCAGGCCGTGCAAGCCGCGGGGGAGGGCTCGGCGCGCGTCGGCCTCGTCCTCAAGGCCGACATCCGCCCGGGCTACGACACGGGCCAGCTCACCGCGAAGGTCGACCGCGTGGAAGCGCACCTGCGCGAGGACTGA
- a CDS encoding ABC transporter ATP-binding protein yields the protein MSEPILPSDLDDLVVRMSGVGVRRSGNDLLADLDWNVELDERWVVLGPNGAGKTTLLRLAAAELHPTAGTVDLLGDRIGRVNIFDLRPRIGFTSAAIAQRIPGDERVEDVVVSAGYAVMGRWREAYDSLDLNRAAELLGTLGIAHMAKRTFGTLSEGERKRVLIARSLMTDPELLLLDEPAAGLDLGGREDLVARLSDLAMDPDAPAMVLVTHHVEEIPPGFTHALLLRDGHAVVGGLMDDVITSENLSKTFDQDLVLQRSGERFFARRR from the coding sequence GTGAGCGAGCCGATCCTGCCCAGCGACCTTGACGACCTCGTGGTGCGGATGTCCGGTGTCGGCGTCCGCCGCAGCGGAAACGACCTTCTCGCGGACCTCGACTGGAACGTCGAACTCGACGAACGATGGGTCGTGCTCGGGCCCAACGGCGCGGGCAAGACGACCCTGCTGCGGCTGGCCGCCGCGGAGCTGCACCCCACGGCCGGCACCGTCGACCTGCTCGGCGACCGCATCGGCCGCGTGAACATCTTCGACCTGCGCCCCCGCATCGGGTTCACCTCCGCCGCCATCGCCCAGCGCATCCCCGGCGACGAGCGCGTGGAAGACGTTGTTGTGAGCGCCGGCTACGCCGTGATGGGCCGCTGGCGCGAGGCCTACGACAGCCTCGACCTCAACCGTGCCGCCGAGTTGCTGGGCACGCTCGGCATCGCGCACATGGCGAAGCGCACCTTCGGCACGCTGTCCGAAGGCGAGCGCAAGCGCGTGCTGATCGCGCGTTCGCTGATGACCGACCCGGAGCTGCTGCTGCTCGACGAGCCGGCCGCCGGTCTGGACCTGGGCGGGCGCGAGGACCTCGTGGCGCGGCTGTCCGACCTCGCGATGGACCCGGACGCACCGGCCATGGTCCTCGTCACGCACCACGTCGAGGAGATCCCGCCGGGCTTCACCCACGCGTTGCTGCTGCGCGACGGGCACGCCGTGGTCGGGGGTCTGATGGACGACGTGATCACGAGCGAGAACCTGTCGAAGACGTTCGACCAGGACCTGGTGCTGCAGCGTTCGGGCGAGCGGTTCTTCGCCCGGCGCCGGTAA
- a CDS encoding cysteine dioxygenase family protein, whose translation MTTSITRPDFEIHPRLTDPLLAQLLQPERLLWTPRELADLTKTVTTELTSSLREVLRFDEENRWWARLALTDGLELWLLSWLPGQHTKPHDHGGAAGSFTVLQGELGEEYRYPGGPIRRRTHKAGESIGFGAGRAHQVTGLGDEPAASVHAYSPPLVPTREYTTLADVPGEIPPLPVILGR comes from the coding sequence TTGACCACGTCGATCACCCGTCCCGACTTCGAGATCCACCCCCGTCTGACCGATCCCCTGCTGGCACAGCTGCTGCAGCCCGAGCGCCTGCTGTGGACGCCGCGTGAGCTGGCCGACCTCACCAAGACCGTGACCACCGAGCTCACCTCCAGCCTGCGCGAGGTGCTGCGCTTCGACGAGGAAAACCGCTGGTGGGCGCGGCTCGCGCTCACCGACGGGCTCGAGCTGTGGCTGTTGTCGTGGCTGCCCGGCCAGCACACGAAGCCCCACGATCACGGCGGCGCGGCCGGCTCGTTCACCGTGCTGCAGGGCGAGCTGGGTGAGGAATACCGCTATCCCGGCGGTCCGATCCGGCGCCGCACGCACAAGGCGGGCGAGAGCATCGGCTTCGGCGCCGGGCGCGCGCACCAGGTCACCGGCCTCGGCGACGAGCCGGCCGCCAGCGTCCACGCCTACTCGCCGCCGCTGGTGCCCACGCGCGAATACACGACGCTGGCCGACGTGCCCGGCGAAATCCCGCCGCTGCCGGTCATACTCGGCCGATGA
- the glgP gene encoding alpha-glucan family phosphorylase, translating to MRAVRRFTVRASLPESLAGLGALATNLRWTWHPPTRDLFASMDAELFNSIRDPLRMLTALPQERLRELSVDEDFLRRTHEAAAELEQYLTEPRWYQRRTDEGLPAAVAYFSMEFGVTEALPNYSGGLGVLAGDHLKAASDLGVPMVGVGLLYRSGYFRQSLSLDGWQVEHYPVIDPNAFPLELVTDGGHAVLVEVAMPGGRTLHAQIWRARVGRIPLLLLDTDIEANDEDLRPVTDRLYGGDADHRIRQEILAGIGGFRAVRKFCELTGHPQPNVFHTNEGHAGFLGLERAREIIQADRLAFDEALPAVRAGTVFTTHTPVSAGIDRFPVDLVQRYFSDGRLVPDIDVRRVLQLGAEDNPGLFNMAHMGLRLAQRANGVSELHGRVTRRMFSRLWPGFDDDEVPVSSITNGVHGPTWVARELSALLGGNHDEFGHEGRTPDSSLRDGVTDQQLWELRRELRGKLVGEVRRRVRAAWMQRGASALELGWTERVFDPDVLTVGFARRVPTYKRLTLMLRDPDRLRALLLDEKRPIQIVIGGKSHPADENGKQLIQQIVRFVDDPAVRHRIVFLPDYDMSMARYLYRGCDVWLNNPVRPLEACGTSGMKSALNGGLNLSIRDGWWDECYDGSNGWAIPTADGVTDPLRRDDLEAAALYDLLGQQIAPLYYDTDASGVPSGWLSMVWHTLETLGPRVQASRMVREYVDSGYLPASRMVAAAVDDGYRGALSLADYRTKLEVSWPRLRIFDSELLYDHSSRLVVGTEVTVRARIDLAGLDPSEVDIQAVVGQVGDGDELTDTVTVPMHGDGIGAFSASLRLPRAGSVGYTVRVLPKHPLLASPAELARVVLA from the coding sequence ATGCGTGCTGTCCGCCGGTTCACCGTCCGAGCCAGCCTGCCGGAATCGCTCGCGGGGCTTGGTGCGCTCGCGACGAACCTGCGCTGGACGTGGCACCCACCGACCCGCGACCTGTTCGCGTCGATGGACGCCGAGCTCTTCAACTCCATCCGCGACCCGTTGCGGATGCTCACCGCGCTGCCGCAGGAGCGCCTGCGGGAGCTGTCCGTGGACGAGGACTTCCTGCGCCGCACCCACGAAGCCGCAGCGGAGCTGGAGCAGTACCTCACCGAGCCGCGCTGGTACCAGCGGCGCACCGACGAAGGCCTGCCCGCGGCCGTCGCGTACTTCTCGATGGAGTTCGGCGTCACCGAGGCCTTGCCCAACTACTCGGGCGGCCTCGGCGTGCTCGCGGGCGACCACCTGAAGGCGGCTTCGGACCTCGGCGTGCCGATGGTCGGCGTCGGGCTGCTCTACCGGTCGGGCTACTTCCGCCAGAGCCTGTCGCTCGACGGCTGGCAGGTCGAGCACTACCCGGTGATCGACCCCAACGCGTTCCCGCTGGAGCTGGTGACCGACGGCGGGCACGCGGTGCTCGTCGAGGTCGCCATGCCGGGCGGGCGCACGCTGCACGCGCAGATCTGGCGCGCCCGCGTGGGCCGCATCCCGTTGCTGCTGCTCGACACCGACATCGAGGCCAACGACGAGGACCTGCGCCCCGTCACCGACCGGCTGTACGGCGGCGACGCCGACCACCGCATCCGCCAGGAGATCCTCGCCGGCATCGGCGGCTTCCGGGCCGTGCGGAAGTTCTGCGAGCTCACCGGCCACCCGCAGCCGAACGTGTTCCACACCAACGAGGGCCACGCCGGGTTCCTCGGCCTCGAGCGCGCCCGCGAGATCATCCAGGCCGACCGGCTCGCCTTCGACGAGGCGCTCCCGGCCGTGCGCGCGGGCACCGTGTTCACCACCCACACGCCGGTGAGCGCCGGCATCGACCGGTTCCCCGTCGACCTCGTGCAGCGCTACTTCTCCGACGGCCGGCTCGTGCCCGACATCGACGTGCGCCGCGTGCTGCAGCTGGGTGCGGAGGACAACCCGGGCCTGTTCAACATGGCCCACATGGGTCTGCGGCTCGCCCAGCGCGCCAACGGCGTCTCGGAGCTCCACGGCCGCGTCACGCGCCGCATGTTCTCCCGCCTGTGGCCCGGGTTCGACGACGACGAGGTGCCGGTCTCGTCCATCACCAACGGCGTGCACGGGCCCACGTGGGTCGCGCGCGAGCTGAGCGCGCTGCTGGGCGGCAACCACGACGAGTTCGGCCACGAGGGCCGCACGCCGGACAGCTCGCTGCGCGACGGCGTCACCGACCAGCAGCTGTGGGAGCTGCGCCGCGAGCTGCGGGGAAAGCTCGTTGGGGAGGTACGCCGGCGCGTGCGGGCGGCATGGATGCAGCGTGGCGCTTCGGCACTCGAGCTGGGCTGGACGGAGCGCGTGTTCGACCCGGACGTGCTGACCGTCGGCTTCGCTCGCCGCGTGCCGACCTACAAGCGCCTCACGCTGATGCTGCGCGACCCCGACCGCCTGCGTGCGCTGCTGCTGGACGAGAAGCGGCCGATCCAGATCGTGATCGGCGGCAAGTCGCACCCCGCCGACGAGAACGGCAAGCAGCTCATCCAGCAGATCGTGCGGTTCGTCGACGACCCCGCCGTGCGCCACCGGATCGTCTTCCTGCCCGACTACGACATGTCCATGGCCCGGTACCTCTACCGCGGCTGCGACGTGTGGCTCAACAACCCCGTGCGGCCGCTGGAGGCGTGCGGCACGTCGGGCATGAAGTCGGCCCTCAACGGTGGCCTCAACCTCTCCATCCGCGACGGCTGGTGGGACGAGTGCTACGACGGCTCAAACGGCTGGGCCATTCCCACCGCCGACGGCGTCACGGATCCCCTGCGCCGCGACGACCTCGAGGCCGCGGCGCTCTACGACCTGCTCGGCCAGCAGATCGCGCCGCTCTACTACGACACCGACGCTTCGGGCGTCCCCTCCGGCTGGCTGTCGATGGTCTGGCACACCTTGGAGACGCTCGGTCCGCGGGTGCAGGCATCGCGCATGGTCCGCGAGTACGTGGACTCCGGCTACCTGCCCGCGTCGCGCATGGTCGCCGCCGCCGTCGACGACGGCTACCGCGGCGCCCTGTCGCTCGCCGACTACCGCACCAAGCTCGAGGTCTCGTGGCCCCGCCTGCGGATCTTCGACTCGGAACTGCTCTACGACCACTCCTCGCGCTTGGTTGTCGGCACCGAGGTCACCGTCCGTGCCCGCATCGACCTCGCCGGCCTGGACCCGTCCGAAGTGGACATCCAGGCCGTCGTCGGCCAGGTCGGCGACGGCGACGAACTCACGGACACCGTCACGGTCCCCATGCACGGAGACGGCATCGGCGCGTTCTCCGCTTCACTGCGCCTGCCCCGCGCCGGCTCGGTGGGCTACACGGTGCGGGTGCTGCCGAAGCACCCCTTGCTGGCCAGCCCGGCGGAACTGGCCCGGGTGGTGCTCGCGTAG
- a CDS encoding GNAT family N-acetyltransferase, whose translation MPALIAPTTRLHRAWLDAHAEWGPGSHEDGFGLKPADEVRTAAGFAASVARLAAESEEVTYRWIVEGDRVLGGIALRHGFDGYVRQAGHIGFGIRPTARRRGLASWSLGQVLDQARNLGMNRLLLVCDPGNTASMKTIECLGGVFEDTRDTGGGPGRRYWIEPADPGL comes from the coding sequence GTGCCGGCGCTGATCGCCCCCACGACCCGGCTGCACCGCGCCTGGCTCGACGCGCACGCCGAGTGGGGCCCCGGCAGCCACGAAGACGGTTTCGGACTGAAACCGGCCGACGAGGTCCGCACGGCGGCCGGGTTCGCTGCCTCGGTGGCGCGGCTGGCCGCCGAGTCGGAGGAGGTCACGTACCGGTGGATCGTCGAGGGCGACCGGGTGCTCGGCGGAATCGCGCTGCGGCACGGGTTCGACGGCTACGTGCGCCAGGCCGGCCACATCGGCTTCGGCATCCGGCCGACCGCTCGGCGGCGGGGGCTGGCCTCGTGGTCGCTGGGCCAGGTTCTCGACCAGGCGCGGAACCTCGGCATGAACCGCCTGCTGCTCGTCTGCGATCCGGGCAACACCGCTTCGATGAAGACGATCGAGTGCCTCGGCGGCGTCTTCGAGGACACCCGCGACACCGGCGGCGGTCCGGGCCGGCGCTACTGGATCGAGCCGGCGGACCCAGGCCTTTGA
- a CDS encoding rhodanese-like domain-containing protein, whose protein sequence is MSSIDDFLAGARSSLDRVPPARAAALQAEGALIVDIRPHANRAAEGEIPGAVVVERIHLEWRLAPDSDWRLPDVTPDTTAIVVCNEGYSSSLAAADLQRLGLKNATDLAGGFRAWAAEGLPVVEGGSPAVP, encoded by the coding sequence ATGAGCTCGATCGACGACTTCCTCGCCGGCGCCCGGTCCTCCCTGGACCGGGTTCCGCCGGCGCGCGCGGCCGCGCTGCAGGCCGAAGGCGCGCTGATCGTGGACATCCGGCCGCACGCCAACCGCGCCGCCGAGGGTGAGATCCCCGGCGCCGTGGTCGTCGAGCGGATCCACCTGGAGTGGCGGCTCGCCCCGGACAGCGACTGGCGGCTGCCGGATGTGACTCCTGACACGACGGCGATCGTGGTGTGCAACGAGGGCTACTCGTCGAGCCTGGCCGCGGCGGATCTGCAGCGGTTGGGATTGAAGAACGCTACGGATCTCGCGGGTGGGTTCCGGGCGTGGGCGGCTGAGGGGTTGCCTGTGGTGGAGGGTGGGTCGCCGGCGGTTCCGTAA
- a CDS encoding tetratricopeptide repeat protein has protein sequence MSAALSGAVDLSALKARAEASRSQPPAPPAGAAPAGSGAPSSDVILDVTEATFQADVVERSLNQLVLVDLWADWCGPCKQLSPVLERLATEAAGAWVLARVDVDANPRIAQLFGAQSIPTVVAVGGGQPVDAFSGALPEPEIRKWLDALLDALRDKLPGTRAAEEVRGPIEEPEDPRFTEAEEAFEQGDFAAAQAAYERILDAEPANELAKNALAQVKFTARAEAADPDARAKADADPSNLDAQLAAADLEIAEQDVDAAFTRLIDTVRRTAGDDRNRVREHLVALFDLFDPADERVMKARRNLASALF, from the coding sequence ATGTCCGCCGCACTGTCCGGCGCGGTCGACCTGTCCGCGCTCAAGGCCCGGGCCGAAGCGTCCCGGAGCCAGCCTCCCGCGCCGCCCGCGGGTGCGGCGCCGGCCGGGAGCGGCGCGCCGTCGTCAGACGTGATCCTGGATGTGACGGAAGCCACGTTCCAGGCCGACGTCGTCGAGCGCTCGCTCAACCAGTTGGTGCTCGTGGACCTGTGGGCCGACTGGTGCGGCCCGTGCAAGCAGCTCAGCCCGGTCCTGGAGCGCCTCGCCACGGAAGCCGCCGGCGCCTGGGTCCTTGCCCGCGTCGACGTGGACGCCAACCCGCGTATCGCGCAGCTGTTCGGCGCCCAGTCGATCCCCACGGTCGTCGCGGTCGGCGGCGGCCAGCCCGTGGACGCGTTCTCCGGCGCACTGCCGGAGCCCGAGATCCGCAAGTGGCTGGACGCGCTGCTCGACGCCCTGCGCGACAAGCTCCCCGGCACCCGCGCCGCCGAGGAGGTCCGCGGCCCGATCGAGGAGCCCGAGGACCCGCGCTTCACCGAGGCCGAGGAAGCCTTCGAGCAGGGCGACTTCGCCGCCGCGCAGGCCGCCTACGAGCGCATCCTCGACGCCGAGCCCGCCAACGAGCTCGCGAAGAACGCCCTGGCCCAAGTCAAGTTCACCGCCCGCGCCGAAGCGGCCGACCCGGACGCCCGCGCCAAGGCCGACGCCGACCCGTCGAACCTCGACGCCCAGCTCGCGGCCGCCGACCTGGAGATCGCGGAGCAGGACGTGGACGCCGCGTTCACCCGCCTGATCGACACCGTCCGCCGCACCGCCGGTGACGACCGCAACCGCGTCCGCGAACACCTCGTCGCGCTGTTCGACCTCTTCGACCCGGCCGACGAGCGCGTGATGAAGGCCCGCCGCAACCTGGCGAGCGCACTGTTCTGA
- a CDS encoding neutral zinc metallopeptidase → MRRGGALLALAVVAVLGAAACGTGSAGPVTPGAGNVAGLPVTHFDSGLKSGAPKPNLTVKNAEGGQDDQLATAAIADVEAFWGEALPTDFGQDFKPVTSLLSYDSRTDTEQTACGSVKKLVNAFYCSADDSVAWDRGVLLPMLRQRFGPMAVVTVLAHEFGHAIQYRLGPKAGITKSTPSVVKEQQADCFAGSYFRWVAEGKSKYYQVSTAEGLDQIMAAMFFIRDQAGTSATDRQAHGTAFDRTFAFQSGFEKGPKECAGMNAQNVQARLTERPFDSKDTGKGDAKISEQTLTLLKASLDSAFGGAGVKAPTIVPGSGSCQGGPSTPPASYCPADNTVNIDVSRLTALAQPVDPDAEASGQQSTGLGDFAAFAEVASRYAMGIQKGVGASLDNPNAGLRTSCLVGAWAAFSNRPGSLRLSAGDLDEAIADLLRPEGLVSADVNGKRPDSGFDRVESLRRGYLEGSAVCSKQYG, encoded by the coding sequence ATGAGGCGAGGGGGAGCGCTGCTGGCGCTCGCGGTGGTGGCGGTGCTGGGCGCGGCGGCCTGCGGAACTGGTTCGGCCGGACCGGTGACGCCCGGGGCCGGCAACGTCGCGGGCCTGCCCGTGACCCACTTCGACAGCGGCCTGAAGAGCGGCGCGCCGAAGCCGAACCTGACCGTGAAGAACGCCGAGGGCGGCCAGGACGACCAGCTGGCCACGGCCGCGATCGCCGACGTCGAGGCCTTCTGGGGCGAGGCGCTCCCGACCGACTTCGGGCAGGACTTCAAGCCCGTGACGTCGCTGCTGTCCTACGACTCGCGCACCGACACCGAGCAGACGGCGTGCGGCAGCGTGAAGAAGCTCGTGAACGCGTTCTACTGCTCCGCCGACGACTCGGTGGCGTGGGACCGCGGCGTGCTGCTGCCGATGCTGCGCCAGCGCTTCGGGCCGATGGCGGTGGTCACCGTGCTGGCGCACGAGTTCGGCCACGCGATCCAGTACCGGCTCGGGCCGAAGGCCGGCATCACGAAGAGCACGCCGAGCGTGGTGAAGGAGCAGCAGGCCGACTGCTTCGCGGGCAGCTACTTCCGCTGGGTGGCCGAGGGGAAGAGCAAGTACTACCAGGTGTCCACCGCCGAGGGCCTCGACCAGATCATGGCCGCGATGTTCTTCATCCGCGACCAGGCCGGCACCAGCGCCACCGACCGGCAGGCCCACGGCACGGCGTTCGACCGGACGTTCGCGTTCCAGTCCGGGTTCGAGAAGGGCCCGAAGGAGTGCGCGGGCATGAACGCGCAGAACGTGCAGGCGCGGCTCACGGAGCGGCCGTTCGACAGCAAGGACACCGGCAAGGGCGACGCGAAGATCTCCGAGCAGACGCTGACGCTGCTGAAGGCGAGCCTGGACTCGGCGTTCGGCGGCGCGGGGGTGAAGGCGCCGACGATCGTGCCGGGCAGCGGCAGCTGCCAGGGTGGGCCGTCGACCCCGCCCGCGTCTTACTGCCCGGCCGACAACACCGTGAACATCGACGTTTCGCGGCTCACGGCGCTGGCCCAGCCCGTGGACCCCGACGCCGAGGCGTCCGGACAGCAGAGCACGGGTCTGGGCGACTTCGCGGCGTTCGCGGAGGTGGCTTCGCGGTACGCCATGGGGATCCAGAAGGGCGTGGGGGCGTCGCTGGACAACCCGAACGCGGGGCTGCGGACGTCGTGTCTGGTGGGCGCCTGGGCGGCGTTCTCGAACCGGCCGGGGAGCCTGCGGCTCTCGGCGGGTGATCTCGACGAGGCGATCGCCGACCTGCTGCGCCCGGAGGGCCTGGTGTCGGCGGACGTGAACGGCAAGCGGCCGGACAGCGGTTTCGACCGGGTCGAGTCGCTGCGACGCGGCTACCTCGAGGGTTCCGCTGTCTGCTCGAAGCAGTACGGCTGA